The following are encoded in a window of Odocoileus virginianus isolate 20LAN1187 ecotype Illinois unplaced genomic scaffold, Ovbor_1.2 Unplaced_Scaffold_19, whole genome shotgun sequence genomic DNA:
- the LOC110148315 gene encoding olfactory receptor 6M1-like produces the protein MDVQNQTTVTEFILTAFPALQKLQIFLFVVLLFTYMLTLTGNGVIISLIWTDNRLQTPMYFFLSNLSFLDILFTSSVTPKLLSFLLKDRKTISLAGCISQTYFFFFLGTVEFILLVVMSFDRYVAICNPLRYTVIMNSRVCLLLVLGCWVGAFLSVLCPVILLSRLPFCQKEINHFFCDIAPLLQAACIDTRLLERISFLLSSLILLTSLVITTVSYTYIISTILRIPSAQGRQKAFSTCASHITVVSIAYGSNIFMYVRPSQSHSLEFDKVTAVLTIMGTPLLNPFIYSLRNEKVKEVLRDAINKIVSLLHRKS, from the coding sequence ATGGATGTGCAGAATCAGACCACAGTGACTGAATTTATCCTGACCGCCTTCCCTGCTCTTCAGAAGCTTCAGATTTTCCTCTTCGTGGTCCTCTTGTTTACTTACATGCTCACTCTAACAGGAAATGGTGTCATCATTTCCCTAATATGGACTGATAATCGCCTCCAAACCccaatgtacttcttcctcagtaATTTGTCGTTTTTGGACATTTTATTCACTAGCTCAGTTACCCCAAAACTGTTATCCTTTCTCCTCAAGGACAGGAAGACCATATCTCTTGCAGGCTGCATCAGCCAAACATACTTCTTCTTCTTCCTGGGGACAGTGGAGTTCATCCTGCTGGTGGTGATGTCctttgaccgctatgtggccatctgtaaccCCCTGCGCTACACCGTCATCATGAACAGCAGGGTGTGTCTCCTGCTGGTTCTGGGCTGCTGGGTGGGGGCCTTCCTGTCGGTGCTCTGCCCGGTTATTCTGCTGTCCAGGCTGCCCTTCTGCCAGAAGGAGATTAATCACTTCTTCTGTGACATCGCCCCTCTGTTGCAGGCGGCCTGCATAGACACTCGTCTCCTTGAGAGGATAAGCTTCCTCTTGTCTTCTCTCATCCTCCTGACCTCACTGGTGATCACCACCGTGTCCTACACCTACATCATCTCTACCATCCTGCGCATCCCCTCGGCCCAAGGGCGTCagaaagccttctccacctgcgcTTCTCACATCACTGTCGTGTCTATTGCCTACGGGAGCAACATCTTCATGTATGTGAGACCAAGCCAGAGTCATTCCCTGGAATTTGATAAAGTGACTGCTGTCCTCACCATAATGGGGACCCCTCTCCTGAACCCCTTCATTTATAGTCTAAGGAATGAAAAGGTAAAGGAAGTTTTGAGAGATGCAATCAACAAAATTGTGTCCTTGTTGCACAGGAAATCTTGA